The DNA window ATACAAATCACTCAATTACAGACCCCAAGTCAATCAAACCCAAAAAGCAAGACCTAAAAATGTATTTAAACCTTATGAATCAATCCCATCCCCAAAGAGTGATAGTTTTTATCAGAATAATCATTATGACCCTAAAACCATCGACAAAAAAGATTTGATTGAAAAAAAAGAAAAACAAAAAAAACTCCAAGAAGAGCAAAACAAAAAACAAAAATACCAACTTCAAATAAAATCTCATCCTAAATGGCAAAGTATGCGTCCTGCAAGAAAAATACAATAAAATCAAAGTAAGATAGAGTAAGAGATAAGGATAGGAGAAAACAAGTCAGAAAGATAGCAGAGATAGGAAAGTTAGGCAGAAGAAGGGATAGAAAACATAGAGATAGAAGAAGGATAAAAATAGGGCAAATCCTAAATTACCTTTTCATCTTTTTTTCCAAAATTGCTGATACAAGCTTGACATGAACGCATTCCAAAGAGCAGCACTAACCAAGAAATATAAATCCAAAGCATCAAAATTAATAAAATCGATACAGATCCATAAAGAGTAGGATAAGTTTTGTTGTATGAAATATAATACACAAACCCCCATTTTAATAAATCCCATATACTTGCACTTAAAAATGAAGTAAAAACTAATATTTTTTTATTGAGCGGTTTATTAGCAGAGATACGAAATAAAATTAAAAACAATACACAAGTTGCCAACCATAATAAAAAATCAGACAAGAATGAATCATCTGCCTTATTTTTAAGCACATTTTGGACTTCACCACTAAAATAAATACTCAAAGATATCGCTATAGGAAAAAGCGTTACCATCGCCCAATACACTATCAAAGAATCAAAAAATTTTCTGGGTTTGGAATTAAACATTTTAGAAGAAATATACTCATAATTCCTGAAAAACATTAAAGAAGTAAAAATAATATAAATAAATCCTATTATCCCAAGTTTTGAGCTATTTTGTATAAAAGTATCCAGAAAAGAAGTAATGATTTCTGTATGAGCAGGGAGAATATTTGAGAGAATCAAAGTTTTAATTTGATTGAGACTATCTTTAAAATTAGGAAAATTCAACATCACTGAAAATAATATCAATAACAAAGGAATCAAAGCAAAAATTGTATAAAAACTCAGTGATGAAGCATAATAAAACATTTCTTGTTCATGTGTAAGAAAAGCATAAGCTTCTTGAATCCTTTTTTTAATATTTTGACAAATTTCTTTGAGCATTTTCTCTTTTCTCAATGGCAAGTAGTAGCAATTTCAAGCCCATAGGATCGAATCATTTCTACATCTTTTTGAGGAGTGTCTCCTTTTGTAGTGAGATAATTACCCAATACCACAGCATTGATACCACAATCAAACAATGCTTTTTGATCTGTGCCAAATACAATTTCTCTACCTCCGGCTATCATTAAACGTACTTTTGGCAAAAATTCTCTTGCTAACACGACGCATTCCAGAGCTTCCTCAGGACTCAAAATATCTTGTTTGATAGGCAAAGCAGAATTAGGGATAAAAAAATTAACAGGTGTGGAGTGCGGAGAGAGAATCTGGAGAGCTTTGAGTAATTCAATCCTATCTCCCCAACTTTCTCCCAAACCAAATATCCCACCACTACAAAGTCCCAACCCTGCACTCAAAGCATTTTCACAAGTTTCAAATTTCTCACTCCATGGATGGGTCGTGCAGATTTTAGGAAAAAAATCTTTAGCTGTTTCAAGATTATGATTATAACTATCAACGCCATTTTTTTTGAGATAAATAAGCGAATCAATATCTGCTCGCCCACAACAAGCAATAATATGCAAATCCAGTCCGTCATCTTTAATCATTTTAGCTGTTTTGGCAATGTATTCACATTTTTTATCATCCAAGCCTCTCCCGGCAGTCACAAGACAAAATCCCAAAGCACCATAATTTTTAAGCATCCTTGCTTCTTTAAGTACAATATCCGGATCTTTAAATTTATATTTTTCAATATCACTTTGATAATGAGAACTTTGGGCACAATACCCGCAATCTTCACTACAATTCCCACTACTTACATTTGAAATTGAGCATAAAAATATTCCATTATCCATTGAAATTATCCTTTTATTTTAAAGATACGATTATAGCAAAATACCAATATTGCAACAACAATGTTTCCTGAGCAAAAATAAATTTCAGACTTCTTTATGCTAAAAACTAAAATCCTCACTTTATGGTTTTCTCGTCATAAGCTATCTAAAACATCTTGAGCATGACCTTTTGCTTTGATATTATAAAATACTTTTTTTATCTCCCCATTTTTGTCAATAATAAAGCTGGATCGCACAATTCCAAACACTTCTTTGCCATACATCATTTTTTTAGCATATACACCATAATTCGTAGCTACGCTACGAGTAGGATCGCTCAGTAAAATATGCTTTAGATTTTGCTTTTCAATGAATTTTTTATGACTCTTGGGGCTATCAGGACTAATACCCACTATTACAACACCTTTTTTAGCAAAATCATCTAATTTTTCTGTAAAATCTTGCGCTTCAATCGTGCAACCGGGAGTATTGTCTTTGGGATAAAAATACAAAACAATCACTTTAGAATTTAAATCTTTCAAGCCAATTTCTATATCATCTTGATTTTTGAGTCTAAAATCAGGAGCTTTATCACCTATTTCTAATTTCATTTCTTTCCTTATTTAATATAAAATAACACTCACATTTTGAGGACCATGTACTCCAAAAACTGTCTGCAATTCAATATCGGCAGTTCTTGAAGGACCTGCGATAAATAATAAATTTGCAGGTAAAATACCTTTGTTTGCTTTGCTTTTGAGCATTTGCGTCCCTTCGAATAAATTAGGAACGATATTATTTTTATCTAATAAAATAATACAATTTAATGTAATCAAAGATGCAAGACGTGGGCTATAGGGTGAAGACGCTATTCCTATAATTCCTAAATTTGCTACCCCACAAACTGCCTTTACAATAGAGGTGTCAATCCCAAAAAGTTCTGATCGAATAGCCTCAACCTTTTTATCATAAGCAATTGTTTCAAAATTACCCTCCAGATCTTTTATATCAAAAGGCAAATCCAGGGTATATAAAACCTTTTTTGCTTCTATTTCTACCAAAGTATCCAAAACATCTCTTGATAAATCCTGAGATTGTATTACTTTGGCTTTATTAGCAATTTGAAGTCGTTTATACTCTTGTAATAAATCTGTATTTTCATATTTTAGAATATCTTTATAGTGAGGGTCAAAACTTGGAATATGATTGTTATTCAAGGCAGATCGGATACGATTTAATATTTGTATTTTACTCATAAATCACTCCTTTGATATTCTTAACTTTTGCATGCAATGTCGCATTGATATGAGGAAATTCTCGACAGGATGTCCAAGCCTTTATTCCGGGCAAAACATGTTGCATCATCTTGCCTAATGGAGAAAAAATATTTACAAAATTTAACAAAATTCTCCATTTTACGCCACTTGTAGCTAATTTTACAAAAATTTTCATGGCAATTTTTTCATTTTTATTTTGATGCGTATTGGCATAGCCTTTTACATCTCCACGCCCTTCTTTGACTTTTTCACTTCTGAGATCTCTAATAAGGTCTGCTAAAGGAATCTTAACAGGACAAACTTCTGAACACCTCCCACAAAGACTGCAAAGATTAACCATATAACCACAATTATCTAATCCAAATAATTGAGGGGAAATGACTTCTCCAATAGGTCCGGGGTAAGCAGACAAATAAGCATGCCCTCCAATCTTGTCATATACAGGGCAATGATTCAAACAAGTCCCACACCGAATACAACTTAAAGAACGATAATAATGAGAGTCTGCCAAAATATTTGAACGATTATTATCAAGCATGATAATATGTACTTCTCTTGGACCATCAAGATCATCTTGTTTCCTAGGTCCTGTAATGATATTGTTATAGCAAGTAATAGGTGCTCCCACAGCGCTAGGGACAAGCAATGTATCCAAAATCGAAGCATCTTCAAAACTCTCTACTATTTTTTCAATCCCACAAATAGCTACATGAATATCACAAGCAGTAGTACTCATTCTTCCGTTGCCTTCATTTTCAACCAACCAAATTGCCCCTTCATTGGCAATGGCAAAATTTACTCCTGAGATACCCATTTTAAAATCCTCAAACTCTTTTCTCAAATGTTTTCTGGCAATACCATTTAGTTTTTGAGGCTCACTCTCAAATGAAGCGCCTAATTTGTCTCTAAAAATTTCTCCGATTTGATAACGATTTTTATGAATAGCAGGGACAACAATATGCACAGGGGGTTCATCAATAAGCTGGATAATTAATTCGCCTAAATCTGTCTCAGTAGCCAAAACTCCCTTTTGTTTCAAGTAACTATTAAGATGGATTTCTTCGCTTGCCATTGATTTGCCCTTCAAAACATATGAAATTTTCTTTTCTACGCTAAGACGATAAATAATTTCATTTGCCTCTTGAGAATTACTTGCCCAATGAACTTTAAAGCCATTTTTGAGTGCGTTACTCTCAAATCTTTCCAAAAGCTCATCAAGATGAGAAAGCGCTTTTATTTTGACTTCCTTCCCAAGTTCTCTTAGCCCTTCCCAATCTGTGTATCTATTTTGAATGAGATTTTTTCTATTAGTTTTTAGCACATCCATTGCAGATTTGAGATTTTTCCGCAACTGCTCATCAGAAAGCTTGGCAGTAATTGCTTCTTCATATTCTTTGGTGGAATGAAATAGTATATTTTCACTCATTATGCTTCCTTTTTATCTGAGATTCCAATTCTTTGGGCTAAAAAATCATATAAATGAATTGTTTTGATTTTAGAATTCATTTTCTCCATAGCGCCGCTAATATTAAGCAAACAACCCCCATCCCCTGCTACTAAATATTCAACATTCCTGGATTGGATATCTGCAATTTTTTCACTCACCATTGCTTTAGAAATTTCGGGCTCTTTAACACTAAAAGTCCCTCCAAACCCGCAACATTCCTCCTCTCTCTCCAACTCTATGAGTTCAACATTCTTAAGGCTTCTTAAAAGCGCCTTGGAAGAATCCACAATCTTTGCAACTCTCAATGCATGGCAATTAGAATGCCATGTAATCCTAACAGGTTCTCCATAGTCTTGATATCTTACACCTAATTTTTTATCTAAAAACTCACTGAGTTCAAAAATGCGTGAGGAAAACTGCCGGATTCTT is part of the Helicobacter sp. 11S03491-1 genome and encodes:
- a CDS encoding YihY family inner membrane protein, producing MLKEICQNIKKRIQEAYAFLTHEQEMFYYASSLSFYTIFALIPLLLILFSVMLNFPNFKDSLNQIKTLILSNILPAHTEIITSFLDTFIQNSSKLGIIGFIYIIFTSLMFFRNYEYISSKMFNSKPRKFFDSLIVYWAMVTLFPIAISLSIYFSGEVQNVLKNKADDSFLSDFLLWLATCVLFLILFRISANKPLNKKILVFTSFLSASIWDLLKWGFVYYISYNKTYPTLYGSVSILLILMLWIYISWLVLLFGMRSCQACISNFGKKDEKVI
- a CDS encoding biotin synthase, which codes for MDNGIFLCSISNVSSGNCSEDCGYCAQSSHYQSDIEKYKFKDPDIVLKEARMLKNYGALGFCLVTAGRGLDDKKCEYIAKTAKMIKDDGLDLHIIACCGRADIDSLIYLKKNGVDSYNHNLETAKDFFPKICTTHPWSEKFETCENALSAGLGLCSGGIFGLGESWGDRIELLKALQILSPHSTPVNFFIPNSALPIKQDILSPEEALECVVLAREFLPKVRLMIAGGREIVFGTDQKALFDCGINAVVLGNYLTTKGDTPQKDVEMIRSYGLEIATTCH
- the bcp gene encoding thioredoxin-dependent thiol peroxidase → MKLEIGDKAPDFRLKNQDDIEIGLKDLNSKVIVLYFYPKDNTPGCTIEAQDFTEKLDDFAKKGVVIVGISPDSPKSHKKFIEKQNLKHILLSDPTRSVATNYGVYAKKMMYGKEVFGIVRSSFIIDKNGEIKKVFYNIKAKGHAQDVLDSL
- a CDS encoding lactate utilization protein C; the encoded protein is MSKIQILNRIRSALNNNHIPSFDPHYKDILKYENTDLLQEYKRLQIANKAKVIQSQDLSRDVLDTLVEIEAKKVLYTLDLPFDIKDLEGNFETIAYDKKVEAIRSELFGIDTSIVKAVCGVANLGIIGIASSPYSPRLASLITLNCIILLDKNNIVPNLFEGTQMLKSKANKGILPANLLFIAGPSRTADIELQTVFGVHGPQNVSVILY
- a CDS encoding LutB/LldF family L-lactate oxidation iron-sulfur protein, with protein sequence MSENILFHSTKEYEEAITAKLSDEQLRKNLKSAMDVLKTNRKNLIQNRYTDWEGLRELGKEVKIKALSHLDELLERFESNALKNGFKVHWASNSQEANEIIYRLSVEKKISYVLKGKSMASEEIHLNSYLKQKGVLATETDLGELIIQLIDEPPVHIVVPAIHKNRYQIGEIFRDKLGASFESEPQKLNGIARKHLRKEFEDFKMGISGVNFAIANEGAIWLVENEGNGRMSTTACDIHVAICGIEKIVESFEDASILDTLLVPSAVGAPITCYNNIITGPRKQDDLDGPREVHIIMLDNNRSNILADSHYYRSLSCIRCGTCLNHCPVYDKIGGHAYLSAYPGPIGEVISPQLFGLDNCGYMVNLCSLCGRCSEVCPVKIPLADLIRDLRSEKVKEGRGDVKGYANTHQNKNEKIAMKIFVKLATSGVKWRILLNFVNIFSPLGKMMQHVLPGIKAWTSCREFPHINATLHAKVKNIKGVIYE
- a CDS encoding (Fe-S)-binding protein; its protein translation is MKVYFFATCLGGVAYSNTCVNAIKLLQKEGIEVIFKKDQTCCGQPSYNSGYYDESAEVVLYNVELFKGDYPIIVPSGSCAGMMKHDYLELFEGKSEYQRIRQFSSRIFELSEFLDKKLGVRYQDYGEPVRITWHSNCHALRVAKIVDSSKALLRSLKNVELIELEREEECCGFGGTFSVKEPEISKAMVSEKIADIQSRNVEYLVAGDGGCLLNISGAMEKMNSKIKTIHLYDFLAQRIGISDKKEA